A section of the Pseudomonas sp. Q1-7 genome encodes:
- a CDS encoding HlyD family secretion protein — MKPLMPCLLACALLAGCEDPARDPLLGTLEWDRIGLPAEASETILAWRVAEGDLVQEGQLLLELDPRRLDARLAEAEGDVGQARARLDELSNGARSETVDAARATLTRNRAELTDAERSFQRIAALYQRRQVAIAELDRARAARDQARAAVNNADAQLRELTNGTRPEQIEQATALLQAAQGRLAQLKVTREHLSLRAPRAGRVDALPFKPGDQPPQNAELVSLLVGDAPYARVYVPASVRAQIAIGDALKVKVEGVEQPFDATVRSIASESSFTPYFALTGEDASRLVYRAELVLQGEAARKLPAGLPVQAERVRHEPH, encoded by the coding sequence GTGAAACCGCTGATGCCTTGCCTGCTGGCCTGCGCCCTGCTGGCCGGCTGCGAAGACCCGGCGCGGGACCCGTTGCTCGGCACCCTGGAATGGGACCGTATCGGCCTGCCCGCCGAGGCCTCGGAAACCATCCTCGCCTGGCGCGTGGCCGAGGGTGACCTGGTGCAGGAAGGCCAGTTGCTGCTGGAACTGGACCCGCGCCGCCTCGACGCCCGCCTCGCAGAAGCCGAAGGCGATGTCGGCCAGGCCCGTGCGCGGCTGGACGAACTCAGCAACGGCGCGCGCAGCGAGACAGTGGACGCCGCCCGCGCCACCCTCACGCGCAACCGCGCCGAGCTGACCGACGCTGAACGCAGCTTCCAGCGCATCGCCGCCCTTTACCAGCGCCGCCAGGTGGCCATCGCCGAGCTGGACCGCGCCCGCGCCGCCCGCGACCAGGCCCGCGCGGCGGTGAACAACGCCGACGCCCAGTTGCGCGAACTCACCAACGGCACCCGCCCGGAACAGATCGAGCAGGCCACCGCCCTGCTCCAGGCCGCCCAGGGCCGCTTGGCGCAACTCAAGGTGACCCGCGAACACCTCAGCCTGCGCGCGCCCCGCGCCGGCCGGGTGGACGCCCTGCCCTTCAAGCCCGGCGACCAGCCGCCGCAGAACGCCGAGCTGGTCAGCCTGCTAGTGGGCGATGCGCCCTACGCGCGGGTCTACGTGCCGGCCTCGGTGCGCGCGCAGATCGCCATCGGCGATGCGTTGAAGGTGAAGGTGGAAGGCGTGGAACAACCCTTCGACGCCACCGTGCGCAGCATCGCCAGCGAATCCAGCTTCACCCCTTACTTCGCCCTGACCGGCGAGGACGCCAGCCGCCTGGTCTACCGCGCCGAACTGGTCTTGCAGGGCGAGGCGGCGCGCAAGCTGCCGGCGGGGCTGCCGGTACAGGCAGAGCGAGTGCGCCATGAACCCCACTGA
- the fadD2 gene encoding long-chain-fatty-acid--CoA ligase FadD2, which produces MQPDFWSDKRPAGVPNHVDLAAYKSVIEVFERSCKKFADRPAFSNLGVTLTYAELDRLSAAFAAYLQKHTDLKPGDRIAVQMPNVLQYPIAVFGALRAGLIVVNTNPLYTAREMRHQFKDAGVRALVYINLFGKLVEEVLLDTGIEYLVEARMGDMLPSFKGWLVNTLVKKVKKMVPDYRLPQAVSFKEALRQGQGHALKPVKVGLEDIAVLQYTGGTTGVAKGAMLTHGNLVANMQQVDACLSQLGPDGAPLMKQGQEIMIAPLPLYHIYAFTANCMCMMVNGNHNILITNPRDIGGFIRELKKWRFSALLGLNTLFVALMDHPEFKHLDFSNLKVTNSGGTALVKATAERWQAMTGCSVVEGYGLTETSPVASTNPYGSLARLGTVGIPVPGTAFKTIDDAGNELPLGERGELCIKGPQVMKGYWQRAEATAEVLDAEGWLKTGDIAVIDPDGYVRIVDRKKDLIIVSGFNVYPNEIEDVMMAHPKVANCAAIGVPDDKSGEAVKLFVVPRDGSVSVEELKAYCKENFTGYKVPKHIVLKDALPMTPVGKILRRELRDIA; this is translated from the coding sequence ATGCAACCTGATTTCTGGAGCGACAAACGCCCGGCCGGCGTGCCCAACCACGTCGATCTGGCCGCCTACAAGTCGGTGATCGAGGTGTTCGAGCGATCCTGCAAGAAGTTCGCCGACCGTCCGGCCTTCAGCAACCTGGGTGTGACCCTGACCTACGCCGAGCTGGATCGCCTCTCCGCCGCCTTCGCCGCCTACCTGCAGAAACATACCGACCTCAAGCCCGGCGACCGCATCGCCGTGCAGATGCCCAACGTCCTGCAATACCCCATTGCCGTGTTCGGCGCCCTGCGCGCCGGGCTCATCGTGGTCAACACCAACCCGCTCTACACCGCCCGCGAGATGCGTCACCAGTTCAAGGACGCCGGGGTGCGCGCGCTGGTCTACATCAACCTGTTCGGCAAGCTGGTCGAAGAGGTGCTGCTCGACACCGGGATCGAGTACCTGGTCGAGGCGCGCATGGGGGACATGCTGCCGAGCTTCAAGGGCTGGCTGGTCAACACCCTGGTGAAGAAGGTGAAGAAGATGGTCCCCGACTACCGCCTGCCCCAGGCGGTGTCCTTCAAGGAGGCGCTGCGGCAGGGCCAGGGCCACGCGCTGAAACCGGTGAAGGTGGGGCTGGAAGACATCGCCGTGCTGCAGTACACCGGCGGCACCACGGGCGTGGCCAAGGGCGCGATGCTGACCCACGGCAACCTGGTGGCCAACATGCAGCAGGTGGACGCCTGCCTCTCGCAACTGGGCCCGGACGGCGCGCCGCTGATGAAGCAGGGCCAGGAAATCATGATCGCGCCGCTGCCGCTGTACCACATCTATGCCTTCACCGCGAACTGCATGTGCATGATGGTCAACGGCAACCACAACATCCTCATCACCAACCCGCGGGACATCGGCGGCTTCATCAGGGAGCTGAAAAAGTGGCGCTTCTCCGCGCTGTTGGGCTTGAACACCTTGTTCGTGGCGCTGATGGACCACCCCGAGTTCAAACACCTCGATTTCTCCAACCTCAAGGTCACCAACTCGGGCGGTACCGCGCTGGTCAAGGCCACCGCGGAGCGCTGGCAGGCCATGACCGGCTGCTCGGTGGTGGAAGGCTACGGCCTGACGGAAACCTCCCCGGTGGCCAGCACCAACCCCTACGGCAGCCTGGCACGGCTGGGCACCGTGGGCATCCCGGTGCCGGGCACCGCGTTCAAGACCATCGACGACGCCGGCAACGAGCTGCCGCTGGGCGAGCGCGGCGAGCTGTGCATCAAGGGCCCGCAAGTGATGAAGGGCTACTGGCAGCGCGCGGAGGCCACGGCCGAGGTGCTGGATGCCGAAGGCTGGCTGAAGACTGGCGACATTGCCGTGATCGACCCGGACGGCTACGTGCGCATCGTCGACCGCAAGAAGGACCTGATCATCGTCTCCGGCTTCAACGTCTATCCGAACGAGATCGAGGACGTGATGATGGCCCACCCGAAGGTGGCCAACTGCGCGGCCATCGGTGTGCCGGACGACAAGTCCGGCGAGGCGGTGAAGCTGTTCGTGGTGCCGCGCGACGGCAGTGTCAGCGTCGAGGAGCTGAAGGCCTACTGCAAGGAAAACTTCACCGGCTACAAGGTGCCCAAGCACATCGTGCTGAAGGATGCCCTGCCGATGACCCCGGTAGGCAAGATCCTGCGTCGCGAGCTGCGCGACATCGCCTGA
- a CDS encoding FUSC family protein, producing MPVRDTLRAFLAPDVPALQFAIKTLLGGALALWCAFRFDLQQPQWALMTAFIVAQPLSGMVVQKGLARLLGTLVGTIMSVAIVGLFAQTPWLFLLALATWLGICTAASTLMRSAWSYAFVLAGYTVAIIGLPAIAHPLTVFDQAVARSTEICLGILCATLTSALLWPQRVERQLARQARDAWACGIQAAISALEGQRQERQGLLGVLGRIVAVDAQREHAWFEGNRGRQRAVAVRVLSHDLLSLLRLARGVARQWRQLGEGEGEALRPWVEEVERTLAEPDVAGLDALRDRLLAASEDESLSTVQQDCLGRLAVLMRQAAAAVGAMHAVERGEAPENAPPALASHRDLQTATIYGVRSALAFLGLSAFWLATAWTSAVGALTLTCVICGLFASRESAELIGMMFLRGILYALPVAFVVGQLLLPQLSGFPMLCLALGVPLFFGALGMARPALGATATSFCLHFIVLCAPQNLMRFDVGLFFNEAIAMLLGVGFAVLAFRLIPLRNPAWHGRRLLKATLMDLARLTGVRLAGAENWFGGRMADRLLQLARLYPVLPEQSRSRWDDGIASLDLGDELLHLRRCLAAADKPLGASEARFLRQLQRVLLQGPAPGRGQALDEPVGEMLATLQGAGRSIDRRLARAALLQLQQSWRQWCEQQEASHGLA from the coding sequence TTGCCCGTGCGCGATACCCTGCGTGCCTTCCTGGCGCCCGATGTCCCGGCGCTGCAATTCGCGATCAAGACCTTGCTGGGTGGTGCGCTGGCGCTCTGGTGCGCCTTTCGATTCGACCTCCAGCAGCCGCAGTGGGCGCTGATGACTGCCTTCATCGTCGCCCAGCCGCTGTCCGGCATGGTGGTGCAGAAGGGCCTGGCGCGACTGCTCGGCACCCTGGTGGGCACGATCATGTCGGTGGCCATCGTCGGGCTCTTCGCCCAGACCCCCTGGCTGTTCCTGCTGGCGTTGGCCACCTGGCTGGGCATCTGCACCGCCGCGTCGACTCTGATGCGCAGCGCCTGGTCCTACGCCTTCGTGCTGGCCGGTTACACCGTGGCGATCATCGGTCTGCCGGCTATCGCCCATCCGCTGACGGTGTTCGATCAGGCGGTGGCGCGCTCCACGGAAATCTGCCTCGGGATTCTCTGCGCGACGCTCACCAGCGCGCTGCTCTGGCCGCAGCGGGTCGAGCGCCAACTGGCCCGTCAGGCGCGCGATGCCTGGGCGTGCGGCATCCAGGCGGCGATATCCGCGCTCGAGGGGCAGCGCCAGGAGCGTCAGGGGTTGCTCGGCGTGCTGGGGCGCATCGTCGCCGTCGATGCCCAGCGCGAACATGCTTGGTTCGAGGGCAATCGTGGCCGCCAGCGCGCCGTGGCCGTGCGGGTGCTCAGCCATGACCTGCTCAGCCTCTTGCGCCTGGCCCGTGGCGTGGCGCGCCAGTGGCGTCAACTGGGCGAAGGCGAGGGTGAAGCCCTGCGGCCCTGGGTGGAGGAGGTGGAGCGAACCCTGGCCGAGCCTGACGTAGCCGGCCTCGATGCCCTGCGGGATCGGTTGTTGGCGGCGTCCGAGGATGAGTCCCTGTCCACGGTGCAGCAGGATTGCCTGGGGCGCCTGGCGGTGCTGATGCGCCAGGCCGCGGCGGCCGTGGGCGCGATGCACGCGGTGGAGCGGGGCGAAGCGCCGGAGAATGCACCGCCGGCCCTGGCCAGCCACCGCGATCTGCAGACCGCCACCATCTATGGCGTGCGCAGCGCCCTGGCCTTCCTCGGCCTGTCGGCCTTCTGGCTGGCCACGGCCTGGACCTCGGCGGTGGGCGCGCTGACCCTGACCTGCGTGATCTGCGGCCTGTTCGCCAGCCGCGAGAGCGCTGAGCTGATCGGCATGATGTTCCTGCGCGGAATTCTCTACGCGCTGCCGGTGGCCTTCGTCGTCGGCCAATTGCTGCTGCCCCAGCTCAGCGGCTTCCCCATGCTCTGCCTGGCCCTCGGCGTGCCGCTGTTCTTCGGCGCCCTGGGTATGGCCAGGCCGGCCCTCGGCGCCACCGCCACGTCCTTCTGCCTGCACTTCATCGTGCTCTGCGCGCCGCAGAACCTCATGCGCTTCGATGTCGGGCTGTTCTTCAACGAGGCGATCGCCATGCTGCTGGGGGTGGGCTTCGCGGTGCTCGCGTTCCGCCTGATTCCCCTGCGCAACCCGGCCTGGCATGGCCGGCGCCTGCTCAAGGCGACCCTGATGGACCTGGCGCGCCTGACCGGCGTGCGGCTGGCGGGTGCGGAGAACTGGTTCGGCGGGCGCATGGCCGATCGCCTGCTGCAACTGGCGCGACTCTACCCGGTGCTACCGGAACAGAGCCGCAGCCGCTGGGACGACGGCATCGCCAGCCTGGACCTGGGCGATGAACTGCTGCACCTGCGACGCTGCCTGGCGGCGGCGGACAAGCCATTGGGGGCGTCGGAAGCGCGCTTCCTGCGGCAGTTGCAGCGTGTCCTGCTGCAGGGCCCGGCGCCCGGACGTGGCCAAGCCCTCGACGAACCCGTCGGCGAAATGCTGGCGACCCTGCAAGGTGCCGGGCGCAGCATCGACCGCCGCCTGGCGCGGGCGGCGCTGCTGCAATTGCAGCAGAGCTGGCGGCAATGGTGTGAACAACAGGAGGCGAGCCATGGGCTTGCGTGA
- a CDS encoding substrate-binding periplasmic protein, producing the protein MPTPLSLVLRVLLSCLVLSGAARADLRLATLEYPPYCSQNLPAGGSIVELTTRAFATQGHKVQVDFLPWARVRAALHSGQYQGALALWPREVVEENLRPSRPLFYSELGFFVRKGTPVRFSDLSQLKGRKVGVVRGYGYPIKVLQSGFTAEEAVDDITNLRKLGAGRFDLVLLERVVGQYLVARDDELRGKLQWQPPALERVPLLVGFTDPRPGQPDWAQVYERGLKALLASGEYTRILESHNRPPR; encoded by the coding sequence TTGCCCACGCCTCTCTCCCTGGTACTCCGGGTGCTGCTGTCCTGCCTCGTCCTCAGCGGTGCCGCCCGCGCCGACTTGCGCCTGGCAACCCTGGAATACCCGCCCTACTGCTCGCAGAACCTACCCGCGGGCGGCAGCATCGTCGAACTGACCACCCGCGCCTTCGCCACCCAGGGCCACAAGGTGCAGGTGGACTTCCTGCCCTGGGCGCGAGTACGCGCCGCCCTGCACAGCGGCCAGTACCAGGGGGCGCTGGCGCTCTGGCCACGGGAAGTGGTCGAGGAAAACCTGCGCCCCTCGCGCCCGCTGTTCTACAGCGAGCTGGGCTTCTTCGTGCGCAAGGGCACCCCGGTGCGCTTCTCCGACCTCAGCCAGCTCAAGGGCCGCAAGGTGGGCGTGGTCAGGGGCTACGGCTACCCGATCAAGGTGCTGCAGTCGGGGTTCACCGCCGAGGAAGCGGTGGACGACATCACCAACCTGCGCAAGCTGGGCGCCGGACGCTTCGACCTGGTGCTGCTGGAGCGTGTGGTGGGCCAGTACCTGGTGGCGCGCGACGACGAGTTGCGCGGCAAGCTGCAATGGCAACCGCCGGCACTGGAGCGCGTTCCCCTGCTGGTCGGCTTCACCGACCCGAGGCCCGGACAGCCGGACTGGGCGCAGGTCTACGAACGCGGCCTGAAGGCGCTGCTGGCCAGCGGCGAGTACACGCGCATCCTCGAAAGCCATAACCGCCCGCCTCGCTGA
- a CDS encoding DUF1656 domain-containing protein produces the protein MGLREWSLGGVLLSPFLLYAVLALLLTGVLRLALTRVGMARWIWHEALFDCALYVCVLAALVALTGQW, from the coding sequence ATGGGCTTGCGTGAATGGTCCCTGGGCGGCGTGCTGCTCAGCCCCTTTCTGCTTTATGCGGTGCTGGCGCTGCTGCTGACCGGCGTGTTGCGCCTGGCCCTGACGCGGGTGGGTATGGCGCGCTGGATCTGGCACGAAGCCTTGTTCGATTGTGCCCTGTATGTCTGTGTGCTGGCGGCGCTGGTGGCGCTGACCGGGCAGTGGTGA
- a CDS encoding efflux RND transporter periplasmic adaptor subunit, which yields MRSMLRVLVTLALVAVALVAGYWLWQHYMLAPWTRDARIRADVVVIAPDVSGWVLDLKVRDNQQVKAGDLLLSVDRERYEAALAKARAVADTRQHQLRLREHEASRREHLGPQAISAELRENALITADVARAEFREAQAELKVAEINLARSELRAPRNGQVTNLRLAQGNYVSAGQPVMALVDDASFYVQAYFEETKLPRIKVGAPAKVWLMSADEPLSGRVESISRGITDRNASPDTQLLANVEPTFNWVRLAQRIPVRIKLDKVPEGVQLSAGMTASVTVGEE from the coding sequence ATGCGTTCGATGTTACGTGTGCTGGTCACCCTGGCCCTGGTCGCGGTGGCCCTGGTGGCCGGCTATTGGCTCTGGCAGCACTACATGCTCGCGCCCTGGACCCGCGACGCGCGGATTCGCGCCGATGTAGTGGTGATCGCGCCGGATGTATCCGGCTGGGTGCTGGACCTCAAGGTCCGGGACAACCAGCAGGTCAAGGCCGGCGACTTGTTGCTCTCGGTCGACCGCGAGCGCTACGAGGCGGCGCTGGCCAAGGCCCGCGCCGTGGCCGACACCCGCCAGCACCAGCTGCGCCTGCGTGAGCACGAGGCGTCCCGTCGCGAACACCTGGGGCCCCAGGCCATCAGCGCGGAGCTGCGGGAGAACGCCTTGATCACCGCCGACGTGGCGCGCGCCGAGTTCCGCGAGGCCCAGGCCGAGCTGAAGGTGGCCGAGATCAACCTGGCCCGCAGCGAACTGCGTGCGCCGCGCAATGGCCAAGTCACCAACCTGCGCCTGGCCCAGGGCAACTACGTCAGCGCCGGTCAGCCGGTGATGGCCCTGGTGGACGATGCGTCCTTCTACGTCCAGGCCTACTTCGAGGAAACCAAACTGCCGCGCATCAAGGTCGGCGCGCCGGCGAAGGTCTGGCTGATGAGTGCCGACGAACCGCTGTCCGGCAGGGTGGAAAGCATCAGCCGGGGCATCACTGACCGCAATGCGAGCCCGGATACCCAACTGCTGGCCAATGTCGAACCCACCTTCAACTGGGTGCGCCTGGCCCAGCGGATTCCGGTGCGGATCAAGCTCGACAAGGTGCCGGAGGGCGTCCAGCTGAGTGCGGGAATGACCGCCAGTGTGACGGTGGGGGAGGAGTGA
- a CDS encoding TetR/AcrR family transcriptional regulator, whose amino-acid sequence MTRPRSPGRPTGDSQLQRERLLDAATDAFAHIGIHAASLRGIAQRAGVTPALVNYYFGNKERLVDAVVEERLLPLFQGMAERLQKVGDDPLELVGAFVRGMSVTLSGNPWLPPLWVREILCEGGALRETLTSRFAPMVPMLLAQRFAAAQAGGRLNPDIDPRLLVVSLVGMVMLPYAAGQIWRGIFASPELGDEAMVKHILALLERGLEVQP is encoded by the coding sequence GTGACCCGCCCCCGCTCCCCAGGCCGCCCCACGGGCGACTCCCAACTCCAGCGCGAACGCCTGCTGGATGCCGCCACCGACGCCTTCGCCCATATCGGCATCCACGCCGCCAGCCTGCGCGGCATCGCCCAGCGCGCCGGCGTGACGCCAGCCCTGGTCAACTACTACTTCGGCAACAAGGAGCGCCTCGTGGATGCCGTGGTGGAGGAGCGACTGCTGCCGCTGTTCCAGGGCATGGCCGAACGCCTGCAAAAAGTCGGCGACGACCCGCTGGAACTGGTCGGCGCCTTCGTCCGCGGCATGAGCGTCACCCTCAGCGGCAACCCGTGGCTGCCGCCGCTCTGGGTCCGAGAAATCCTCTGCGAAGGCGGCGCCCTGCGGGAAACGCTCACCAGCCGCTTCGCCCCCATGGTGCCGATGCTGCTGGCCCAGCGCTTCGCCGCGGCCCAGGCCGGCGGGCGCCTGAACCCGGATATCGATCCACGCCTGCTGGTGGTTTCGCTGGTGGGAATGGTGATGCTGCCCTATGCCGCCGGGCAGATCTGGCGCGGCATCTTCGCCAGCCCCGAACTGGGCGACGAAGCCATGGTGAAACACATCCTGGCGCTGCTCGAGCGCGGCCTGGAGGTGCAGCCGTGA
- a CDS encoding ABC transporter permease — translation MNLRRLGAIVLKELRQLRRDRLTFAMIVGIPIMQLVLFGYAINMDVRGLHAAVLDQADTARSREAVAELGASQVLDFRYRLASPQQLDRLLREGRISAALVVPPDFEARLQRMDRPPLQLVVDGSDQVVQASARQLAAYPLPGWPSLTGVQVVNFYNPERLAPLNTVPGLIGVILTMTMVLFTAIALVRERERGNMELLITTPLSPWELTLGKVLPFVGIGVVQVTVILLVGLWLFDVPVRGSLLALYTASLVFIFASLTLGVFISTLARSQFQAMQMAFFTFLPQILLSGFMFPFAGMPVAAQWIAEVLPLTHFLRLTRGIMLRGAGLGDLWLELVVLVVFTLVMLTVAVMRVHKRLD, via the coding sequence ATGAACCTGCGCCGCCTGGGGGCCATCGTCCTCAAGGAACTGCGCCAGTTGCGTCGCGACCGCCTGACCTTCGCCATGATCGTCGGCATCCCGATCATGCAACTGGTGCTCTTCGGCTACGCCATCAACATGGACGTGCGCGGCCTGCACGCCGCCGTGCTGGACCAGGCCGACACCGCCCGCTCCCGCGAGGCGGTGGCCGAGCTGGGGGCCAGCCAGGTGCTGGACTTCCGCTACCGGCTGGCCAGCCCGCAACAGCTCGACCGGTTGCTCAGGGAAGGCCGCATCAGCGCCGCCCTGGTGGTGCCGCCGGACTTCGAGGCGCGCCTGCAGCGCATGGACCGGCCGCCGCTGCAACTGGTGGTGGACGGTTCCGACCAGGTGGTGCAGGCCTCGGCGCGCCAATTGGCCGCCTACCCGCTGCCCGGCTGGCCCAGCCTGACCGGCGTGCAGGTGGTGAACTTCTACAACCCGGAACGGCTGGCGCCGTTGAATACCGTGCCGGGGCTGATCGGCGTGATCCTCACCATGACCATGGTGCTGTTCACCGCCATTGCCCTGGTGCGCGAACGGGAGCGCGGCAACATGGAGCTGCTGATCACCACGCCGCTGTCGCCCTGGGAACTGACCCTGGGCAAGGTGCTGCCCTTTGTCGGCATCGGCGTGGTGCAGGTGACGGTGATCCTGCTGGTCGGGCTCTGGCTGTTCGACGTGCCAGTTCGCGGCTCGCTGCTGGCGCTCTACACCGCGTCGCTGGTGTTCATCTTCGCCAGCCTGACCCTCGGCGTCTTCATCTCCACCCTGGCACGCAGCCAGTTCCAGGCGATGCAGATGGCCTTCTTCACCTTCCTGCCGCAGATCCTGCTGTCCGGCTTCATGTTCCCCTTCGCCGGCATGCCCGTGGCGGCGCAGTGGATCGCCGAAGTGCTGCCACTCACCCACTTCCTGCGCCTGACCCGCGGCATCATGCTGCGCGGCGCCGGCCTCGGCGACCTCTGGCTGGAACTGGTGGTGCTGGTGGTGTTCACCCTGGTGATGCTCACCGTTGCGGTGATGCGGGTACACAAGCGGTTGGATTGA
- a CDS encoding alpha/beta hydrolase translates to MRHDAFWLDASDAVPLYVNHWSGENPPRAVIMLSHGMAEHSARYARLGAALVAAGFELYALDQRGHGRSAEHGVLGQYAEENGWDKVIGDLASLNHHIRQQHPQVPIILLGHSMGSYIGQAYLMRHSCSLQGAILSGSNYQPQALYKVASLVARFERWRQGKHGRSALIEFLSFGSFNKAFKPNRTPFDWLSRDPAEVDKYVDDPLCGFRCTNQLWLDLLGGLQNITPSKNLAQIDPDLPLLVIGGERDPVSEGRRLQDLAAALRLAGIRDVQLNLYPDARHELLNESNRDEVTRDLIDWLEQTLARRRHPQPQAKETA, encoded by the coding sequence ATGCGCCATGACGCCTTCTGGCTCGACGCCAGCGATGCAGTGCCCCTGTACGTCAATCACTGGTCCGGCGAAAACCCGCCCCGGGCGGTGATCATGCTGTCCCACGGCATGGCCGAGCACAGTGCCCGCTACGCCCGCCTGGGCGCCGCCCTGGTGGCCGCCGGTTTCGAACTCTACGCCCTCGACCAGCGCGGGCACGGACGCAGCGCCGAGCACGGCGTCCTCGGCCAGTACGCCGAGGAAAACGGCTGGGACAAGGTGATCGGCGACCTCGCCAGCCTCAACCACCATATCCGCCAACAGCACCCCCAGGTCCCGATCATCCTGCTCGGCCACAGCATGGGCAGCTACATCGGCCAGGCCTACCTGATGCGGCACAGCTGCAGCCTGCAGGGCGCCATCCTGTCCGGCTCCAACTACCAGCCGCAGGCGCTGTACAAGGTGGCCAGCCTCGTGGCCCGCTTCGAGCGCTGGCGCCAGGGCAAGCACGGTCGCAGCGCGCTGATCGAGTTCCTCTCCTTCGGTTCCTTCAACAAGGCCTTCAAACCCAACCGCACGCCCTTCGACTGGCTGAGCCGCGACCCGGCGGAAGTGGACAAGTACGTCGACGACCCGCTCTGCGGCTTCCGCTGCACCAACCAGTTGTGGCTCGACCTGCTCGGCGGGCTTCAGAACATCACCCCGTCGAAGAACCTGGCGCAGATCGACCCCGACCTGCCGCTGCTGGTGATCGGCGGCGAGCGCGACCCGGTCAGCGAAGGCCGGCGCCTGCAGGATCTGGCCGCGGCCCTGCGCCTGGCCGGCATCAGGGACGTGCAATTGAACCTCTACCCCGACGCCCGTCACGAATTGCTCAACGAGAGCAACCGCGACGAGGTGACCCGCGACCTGATCGACTGGCTGGAGCAGACCCTCGCCCGCCGTCGGCACCCTCAACCGCAAGCCAAGGAGACCGCATGA
- a CDS encoding ABC transporter ATP-binding protein, protein MNPTDSVIHARGLTKRFGQLTAVDGLDLRVNRAEVFGFLGPNGCGKSTTIRMLCGLLLPSAGEIEVLGCRIPQDAEPLKRRIGYMTQKFSLYEDLTVYENLEFLATVQDLDRRAARQRIEELLERYWLTDRRTQLAGTMSGGQKQRLALAGAVLHKPDLLLLDEPTSAVDPQSRREFWDSLFELAEDGTTLLVSTHYMDEAERCTRLGILDAGRLVADGSPADLMAALPGRPLLVECAQPRQAQRALQGAEEVIAMAQIGATLRVLSAVGDARERIARRLAGLGIEAEVKDTEANLEDVFVAVTHRPLQRTGASS, encoded by the coding sequence ATGAACCCCACTGACAGCGTGATCCACGCCCGCGGCCTGACCAAGCGCTTCGGCCAACTCACCGCCGTCGACGGGCTGGACCTGCGGGTGAACCGCGCCGAAGTCTTCGGTTTCCTCGGCCCCAATGGCTGCGGCAAATCCACCACCATCCGCATGCTCTGCGGCCTGCTGCTGCCCAGCGCCGGCGAGATCGAGGTGCTCGGCTGCCGCATTCCCCAGGACGCCGAACCCTTGAAGCGGCGTATCGGCTACATGACCCAGAAGTTCTCCCTGTACGAAGACCTGACGGTGTACGAGAACCTGGAGTTCCTCGCCACCGTCCAGGACCTGGACCGCCGCGCGGCACGCCAGCGCATCGAGGAACTGCTGGAACGTTACTGGCTGACCGACCGCCGCACACAACTGGCCGGCACCATGAGCGGCGGCCAGAAGCAGCGCCTGGCGCTGGCCGGCGCCGTGCTGCACAAGCCCGACCTGCTGCTGCTGGACGAACCCACCAGCGCCGTGGACCCGCAGTCGCGTCGGGAATTCTGGGATTCGCTGTTCGAACTGGCCGAAGACGGCACCACCCTGCTGGTGTCCACCCACTACATGGACGAAGCCGAACGCTGCACGCGCCTGGGCATCCTCGACGCCGGCCGGCTGGTGGCCGACGGCAGCCCGGCCGACCTGATGGCCGCCCTGCCCGGCCGCCCCCTGCTGGTGGAATGCGCCCAGCCGCGCCAGGCCCAACGAGCCCTGCAAGGCGCCGAGGAAGTCATCGCCATGGCCCAGATCGGCGCCACGCTGCGGGTACTCAGCGCCGTCGGCGACGCCCGCGAACGCATCGCCCGGCGCCTCGCTGGCCTGGGCATCGAAGCCGAGGTGAAGGACACCGAAGCCAACCTCGAAGACGTCTTCGTCGCCGTCACCCACCGCCCGCTGCAGCGGACCGGAGCCTCGTCATGA
- a CDS encoding MaoC family dehydratase — protein sequence MSQVTNFTYDALEVGQKATFSTTVEERHIQLFAAVSGDRNPVHLDAEYAAGTLFKERIAHGMFTGALISAAIACEMPGPGSIYLGQQLRFTRPVKLGDSLTVELEILEKLPKNRVRIATRVFNQNTEQVVDGEAEVLAPKQQLSVELPELPPITIG from the coding sequence ATGAGCCAGGTAACCAATTTCACTTACGACGCCCTGGAAGTCGGCCAGAAAGCCACCTTCTCCACCACCGTCGAAGAGCGTCACATCCAGCTGTTCGCCGCCGTCTCCGGCGACCGCAATCCGGTACACCTGGATGCCGAGTACGCGGCCGGCACCCTGTTCAAGGAGCGCATCGCCCACGGCATGTTCACCGGCGCGCTGATCAGCGCCGCGATCGCCTGCGAAATGCCCGGCCCGGGCAGCATCTACCTCGGCCAGCAGCTCAGGTTCACCCGCCCGGTGAAGCTCGGCGACAGCCTGACCGTGGAACTGGAAATCCTCGAAAAGCTGCCGAAGAACCGCGTGCGCATCGCCACCCGCGTGTTCAACCAGAACACCGAGCAGGTGGTGGACGGTGAGGCCGAAGTGCTGGCGCCCAAGCAGCAGCTCTCGGTGGAGTTGCCGGAGCTGCCGCCGATCACTATTGGCTGA